Proteins found in one Nocardia brasiliensis ATCC 700358 genomic segment:
- a CDS encoding Fur family transcriptional regulator — MPDNTVVPQKPVGIRSTRQRSAIAALLGDIEEFRSAQELHDELRKRGEGIGLTTVYRTLQSLADAGMVDVLRTDTGESVYRQCSTGHHHHLVCRHCGRTVEVKGPTVESWADAIASEHGFTEVSHTMEVFGTCRSCKSAGNGDGRTAP, encoded by the coding sequence GTGCCAGACAACACGGTCGTACCGCAGAAGCCGGTCGGCATCCGCAGTACCCGGCAGCGCAGCGCGATCGCGGCGCTGCTGGGTGATATCGAGGAGTTCCGTTCCGCCCAGGAATTGCACGACGAGTTGCGCAAGCGCGGCGAGGGCATCGGCCTGACCACGGTGTATCGCACCCTGCAATCGCTGGCCGACGCGGGCATGGTCGACGTATTGCGTACCGATACCGGCGAATCCGTCTATCGGCAGTGCTCCACCGGCCACCACCATCACCTGGTCTGCCGGCATTGCGGACGCACCGTCGAGGTGAAGGGCCCGACGGTGGAATCGTGGGCCGACGCGATCGCGAGCGAACACGGCTTCACCGAGGTCAGCCACACCATGGAGGTGTTCGGCACCTGCCGCTCCTGCAAGTCGGCCGGCAACGGCGACGGCCGCACCGCGCCCTAG
- a CDS encoding ArsR/SmtB family transcription factor, whose product MTTETAAVHPHNPYRSPAPAPVPARNVLEDAGELLRALAAPVRIAIVLQLRESPRCVHELVDALGVTQPLVSQHLRILKSAGVVHGERSGREVLYELVDDHLAHIVVDAVAHAEEG is encoded by the coding sequence ATGACCACCGAGACTGCCGCGGTGCACCCGCACAACCCGTACCGCTCGCCCGCGCCGGCACCGGTACCGGCGCGCAACGTCCTGGAGGACGCGGGCGAACTGCTGCGCGCCCTCGCCGCACCGGTCCGCATCGCCATTGTGCTGCAACTGCGCGAGTCGCCGCGCTGTGTGCACGAACTGGTCGATGCGCTCGGCGTCACCCAGCCGCTGGTGAGCCAGCATCTGCGCATCCTCAAGTCCGCGGGCGTCGTCCACGGCGAGCGGTCCGGTCGCGAGGTGCTCTACGAACTCGTCGACGACCATCTCGCGCATATTGTCGTAGACGCCGTCGCGCACGCCGAGGAAGGGTGA
- a CDS encoding DUF1707 SHOCT-like domain-containing protein — protein MGVEHVRASDADREKIVEQLRLAMNEGRLSLHEFDDRLQQVYAAKTYGELTPLLADLPTQRNTREAVSKRVPQWVVIMWTPWVFVNMLCLLIWAATGLGYFWPFWVAVPWGCALLIPTAIGITVRGNESESQRPPLPPTPPTPPLPPSH, from the coding sequence GTGGGAGTGGAGCACGTGCGGGCCTCTGACGCGGACCGCGAGAAGATCGTCGAACAACTGCGTCTGGCGATGAACGAGGGCAGGTTGAGCCTGCACGAATTCGACGACCGGTTGCAGCAGGTGTATGCCGCCAAGACCTACGGCGAGCTGACGCCGCTGCTGGCCGACCTGCCGACGCAACGCAATACCCGCGAGGCCGTGTCGAAACGGGTGCCGCAGTGGGTGGTCATCATGTGGACCCCGTGGGTCTTCGTGAACATGCTCTGCCTGTTGATCTGGGCGGCCACCGGTTTGGGGTACTTCTGGCCGTTCTGGGTGGCCGTGCCGTGGGGTTGCGCCCTGCTCATCCCGACGGCGATCGGAATCACCGTGCGCGGCAACGAGTCCGAATCGCAGCGGCCACCGCTGCCGCCGACTCCGCCGACACCACCGCTGCCGCCGAGTCACTGA
- a CDS encoding glycine--tRNA ligase → MAPKSKVDTVANLAKRRGLVYPSGEIYGGTKSAWDYGPLGVELKENIKRQWWRSMVTSREDIVGLDSSVILPRQVWVASGHVGVFNDPLVECLNCHHRFRQDHLQEAYALKNKIDDPDTVSMELLACPNCGTVGKWTEPRDFNMMLKTYLGPIESEEGLHYLRPETAQGIFVNFANVMTTARKKPPFGIAQIGKSFRNEITPGNFIFRTREFEQMEMEFFVKPGEDAEWHKYWIETRFSWYTDLGINPDNLRLYEHPKEKLSHYSAGTTDIEYRFGFQGNEWGELEGVANRTDYDLKTHSEHSGTELSFFDQTTNERYIPYVIEPAAGLTRSLMAFLVDAYAEDEAPNAKGGVDTRTVLRLDRRLSPVKAAVLPLSRNADLTPKAKDLAAQLRRNWNVEFDDAGAIGRRYRRQDEIGTPFCITVDFDTLEDQAVTIRERDSMAQERIALDKVEGYLAQHLLGS, encoded by the coding sequence GTGGCACCCAAGTCGAAGGTGGACACCGTTGCCAACCTCGCCAAGCGCCGGGGTCTGGTGTACCCGAGCGGTGAGATCTACGGAGGCACCAAATCGGCATGGGACTACGGTCCCCTGGGCGTCGAGCTCAAGGAGAACATCAAACGGCAGTGGTGGCGTTCGATGGTCACCAGCCGCGAGGACATCGTCGGCCTCGACTCGTCGGTGATTCTGCCGCGCCAGGTGTGGGTGGCCTCCGGCCACGTCGGCGTGTTCAACGACCCGCTGGTCGAATGCCTCAACTGCCACCACCGCTTCCGCCAGGACCACCTGCAGGAGGCCTACGCGCTCAAGAACAAGATCGACGACCCGGACACCGTGTCGATGGAGCTGCTCGCGTGCCCGAACTGCGGCACTGTCGGCAAGTGGACCGAGCCGCGCGACTTCAACATGATGCTGAAGACCTACCTCGGCCCGATCGAGTCCGAGGAAGGCCTGCACTACCTGCGCCCGGAAACCGCGCAGGGCATCTTCGTGAACTTCGCGAACGTGATGACCACCGCGCGCAAGAAGCCGCCGTTCGGTATCGCGCAGATCGGCAAGAGTTTCCGCAACGAGATCACCCCCGGCAACTTCATCTTCCGCACCCGCGAGTTCGAGCAGATGGAGATGGAGTTCTTCGTCAAGCCCGGCGAAGACGCCGAATGGCACAAGTACTGGATCGAGACCCGGTTCTCCTGGTACACCGATCTGGGCATCAACCCGGACAACCTGCGGCTCTACGAGCACCCGAAGGAAAAGCTGTCGCACTACTCGGCGGGTACCACCGATATCGAGTACCGCTTCGGCTTCCAGGGCAACGAGTGGGGTGAGCTGGAAGGCGTCGCCAACCGCACCGACTACGACCTGAAGACGCACTCCGAGCATTCGGGCACCGAGCTCAGCTTCTTCGACCAGACCACCAACGAGCGCTACATCCCGTACGTGATCGAGCCCGCGGCCGGCCTGACCCGCTCGCTGATGGCCTTCCTGGTCGACGCGTACGCCGAGGACGAGGCGCCGAACGCCAAGGGCGGCGTGGACACCCGCACCGTGCTGCGGCTGGACCGCAGGCTGTCGCCGGTCAAGGCGGCCGTGCTGCCGCTGTCGCGCAACGCGGATCTCACGCCGAAGGCGAAAGACCTTGCGGCACAGCTGCGGCGGAACTGGAACGTGGAGTTCGACGACGCGGGCGCGATCGGCCGGCGCTACCGTCGGCAGGACGAGATCGGCACCCCGTTCTGCATCACCGTCGATTTCGACACGCTCGAGGATCAGGCGGTGACCATCCGGGAACGGGATTCGATGGCCCAGGAGCGGATCGCGCTGGACAAGGTCGAGGGCTACCTGGCCCAGCATCTGCTGGGCTCCTGA
- a CDS encoding TenA family protein — protein sequence MSLAAHLEELGRPLVEHQLTHPTVAGIAKGDLPEPIFRSWLEQDYLFLLDYVRVFSRLAWQAPSAHLADLVDLAHATYHDELSLHRSLAAEFGADLDGATKGVACTAYTSFLLESAADYAEGLAALYPCMWGYSNLGARLAENPPAEPRYRRWVDTYADPGFADLTRRIAQMIDEAGADPARAEALFLEGMRHELAFWDVPR from the coding sequence ATGAGTCTTGCCGCACATCTGGAGGAACTCGGCCGTCCGCTGGTCGAGCATCAGCTCACGCATCCCACGGTGGCCGGGATCGCCAAGGGTGATCTGCCCGAGCCGATCTTCCGCTCCTGGCTCGAGCAGGACTACCTCTTCCTGCTCGACTACGTCCGGGTGTTCAGCCGCCTGGCCTGGCAGGCGCCGTCGGCCCACCTCGCCGACCTGGTGGATCTGGCGCACGCCACCTACCACGACGAACTGTCGCTGCACCGCTCCCTGGCCGCCGAGTTCGGCGCCGACCTCGACGGCGCCACCAAAGGCGTTGCCTGCACGGCATATACGTCATTCCTGCTGGAGTCGGCGGCCGACTACGCCGAGGGCCTGGCCGCCCTCTACCCGTGCATGTGGGGTTATTCGAACCTGGGCGCGCGGCTGGCCGAGAACCCGCCCGCCGAACCGCGCTACCGCCGCTGGGTCGACACCTACGCCGACCCCGGCTTCGCCGACCTCACCCGCCGCATCGCCCAGATGATCGATGAGGCGGGCGCGGACCCCGCCCGGGCCGAAGCCCTGTTCCTGGAGGGCATGCGGCACGAGCTGGCGTTCTGGGACGTTCCCCGCTGA